A window of the Acidimicrobiales bacterium genome harbors these coding sequences:
- a CDS encoding MerR family transcriptional regulator — protein MPEDADLTIDELAREASLPTSTVRLYQHRGLLPSPERRGRVGYYGDVHRQRLSLIARLKDDGFSLAAIKSVIDAYEAGRSLNEVVGRAGGSPLAGPRPVRLSPLQLAQRFDQTTFSRDDLRRAVELGLIRIDGTDFEVANPAMAALGSMIGDDPVPVEAVLDAYEQLRSVIPPVEAAFRSALEADGSRRGSDGAGLPAANEMAASIMICELTASFRQLVVRWATGNDHVVDLEPARSSDEGTVDGPMAPPDPVRPPEQPSGIWLS, from the coding sequence ATGCCCGAGGACGCCGACCTGACGATCGACGAGTTGGCGCGTGAAGCGTCGCTCCCCACGTCGACGGTGCGGCTCTACCAACACCGAGGGTTGCTGCCCTCGCCTGAACGCCGCGGCCGCGTCGGCTACTACGGCGACGTGCACCGCCAGCGGCTGTCGCTGATCGCGCGACTGAAGGACGACGGTTTCTCGCTGGCGGCGATCAAGAGCGTGATCGATGCGTACGAAGCCGGCCGTTCGCTCAACGAGGTGGTCGGCCGCGCCGGAGGGTCGCCGCTGGCGGGCCCCCGTCCGGTTCGCCTTTCACCCCTCCAGCTCGCTCAGCGCTTCGATCAGACCACGTTCTCCCGCGACGATCTGCGCCGAGCCGTGGAGCTGGGACTGATCCGCATCGACGGCACCGACTTCGAGGTCGCCAATCCGGCGATGGCCGCGCTCGGGTCGATGATCGGCGACGATCCGGTGCCCGTGGAGGCGGTGCTCGACGCCTACGAACAGCTCCGGTCGGTGATCCCCCCGGTCGAAGCGGCCTTCCGCTCGGCGCTGGAGGCGGATGGTTCTCGGCGCGGGTCGGACGGTGCGGGGCTGCCTGCGGCCAACGAGATGGCAGCGTCGATCATGATCTGCGAGCTGACGGCGTCGTTCCGTCAGCTGGTCGTGCGTTGGGCCACGGGCAATGACCACGTGGTCGATCTCGAGCCGGCCCGGTCGAGCGATGAGGGGACGGTCGACGGCCCCATGGCGCCCCCGGATCCGGTGCGACCGCCTGAGCAGCCCTCGGGCATCTGGCTCTCGTAG
- a CDS encoding TetR/AcrR family transcriptional regulator, protein MSGGSVGQESTSRRGERRLRGRPPAGAEPVGQVEIMQAALDAFAAKGFDSMSVRDLNETLGVSHNYLHRRFGSKLDLWRAVVDHWIGGVDDELHAIADRATPGDDPLEVLHRVIVAFVTINCRQPALFRLVNTEASLPGERLDYLHDRYIGPSARGLAALVARLAPTGAFDSVAPTSLFFLLAHGATAPAAHGPLVAKLTGDELSSEAIDAHARWVADLVVDGLRPR, encoded by the coding sequence GTGAGTGGAGGGAGTGTGGGCCAGGAGAGCACGAGTCGACGGGGCGAGCGTCGGTTGCGGGGGCGGCCGCCGGCGGGAGCGGAGCCGGTCGGGCAGGTCGAGATCATGCAGGCTGCGCTCGATGCGTTCGCGGCCAAGGGATTCGACTCGATGTCGGTTCGCGATCTCAACGAGACGCTCGGCGTGAGCCACAACTACCTGCATCGCCGGTTCGGCTCGAAGCTGGACCTCTGGCGGGCCGTGGTCGATCACTGGATCGGCGGGGTCGATGATGAGCTCCACGCCATCGCCGATCGGGCCACCCCGGGCGACGACCCGCTCGAGGTATTACACCGGGTGATCGTGGCGTTCGTGACCATCAACTGTCGCCAGCCGGCGCTGTTCCGCCTGGTGAACACCGAAGCGTCATTGCCCGGCGAGCGGTTGGACTATCTGCACGACCGATACATCGGTCCGTCGGCTCGCGGCCTGGCGGCGCTCGTTGCCAGGTTGGCCCCGACCGGAGCGTTCGATTCGGTGGCCCCGACGAGCCTGTTCTTCCTGCTCGCGCACGGGGCGACGGCACCAGCCGCTCATGGTCCGCTGGTGGCGAAGCTGACCGGTGACGAGCTGTCGAGCGAGGCGATCGACGCCCATGCCCGGTGGGTGGCGGATCTCGTGGTTGACGGCCTACGACCGCGGTGA
- a CDS encoding acyl-CoA dehydrogenase family protein: protein MTQLEYDEVMSRCAALAGSAAAAADEAERLRRLPPSLIDEVTEADLWRLVMPTGLGGHGLGITELAHGTRRLAQGCPASAWTISFLVMHSWLLTKFGEAARAEFFAEQPWALAPAPLAPTGTLTAVDGGYRVSGRWEWATGVHHGEWVMVHAVQTEPEFATRFVVVRVDEVTIEDVWHTSGMRGTGSDAVHLDDVFVPEHRTLPSAGLMFGSGEIEGDAMAGLPVPQVLALMAAAPALGAAEAAVDLFRERIAGRVLAYSLGDRAKDQPVSQARLGAVMTQLAATRANWDRAIARLAAVPTAGPLTLEERVDLRLAAAYTVRSVRELIGSIGEGSGASVYFADSPFQRLQRDVEVLKGHVIFDWDRATQIAGRAALGIEPGPADMV from the coding sequence GTGACGCAATTGGAGTACGACGAGGTCATGTCACGGTGTGCCGCGCTGGCCGGCTCTGCCGCCGCTGCGGCTGACGAAGCCGAGAGGCTGCGCCGGCTCCCGCCGTCGCTGATCGACGAGGTGACCGAGGCCGACCTGTGGCGGCTGGTGATGCCCACAGGGTTGGGCGGCCACGGTCTCGGCATCACCGAACTGGCACACGGCACTCGGCGGCTCGCCCAGGGCTGCCCGGCCTCGGCGTGGACGATCTCGTTCCTCGTCATGCATTCGTGGTTGCTGACCAAGTTCGGCGAAGCGGCACGAGCGGAGTTCTTCGCCGAGCAACCGTGGGCGCTCGCCCCGGCGCCGCTGGCGCCGACCGGCACACTGACCGCCGTCGACGGCGGCTATCGGGTCAGCGGTCGGTGGGAATGGGCCACCGGTGTGCATCACGGCGAGTGGGTGATGGTGCACGCCGTGCAGACCGAACCGGAGTTCGCCACTCGGTTCGTCGTGGTGCGGGTGGACGAGGTCACCATCGAAGACGTCTGGCACACCTCGGGCATGCGGGGCACGGGGAGTGACGCCGTGCACCTCGACGACGTGTTCGTCCCTGAGCACCGGACGCTGCCGTCGGCGGGGCTGATGTTCGGCAGCGGTGAGATCGAGGGCGACGCCATGGCCGGGCTCCCGGTACCCCAGGTGTTGGCGCTGATGGCCGCAGCCCCGGCGCTGGGAGCGGCCGAGGCGGCGGTGGACCTGTTCCGTGAGCGCATTGCCGGCCGGGTGCTCGCCTACTCCCTCGGCGATCGAGCGAAGGACCAGCCGGTGTCGCAAGCTCGGCTCGGCGCCGTCATGACCCAACTCGCGGCGACGCGAGCCAACTGGGACCGGGCGATCGCCCGCCTTGCTGCCGTCCCGACCGCCGGTCCGTTGACGCTCGAGGAGCGAGTCGACCTGCGCCTCGCCGCGGCCTACACGGTGCGGTCGGTGCGCGAGCTGATCGGCTCGATCGGCGAGGGATCGGGTGCGTCGGTCTACTTCGCCGATTCACCCTTCCAACGGTTGCAGCGCGACGTCGAGGTGCTGAAGGGGCACGTGATCTTCGACTGGGACCGGGCGACGCAGATCGCCGGCCGGGCGGCACTGGGCATCGAACCCGGCCCGGCGGACATGGTGTAG
- a CDS encoding PEP-utilizing enzyme, protein MNDRFPFWTRANVGEVLPEPPSPLGWDLVWETGTLEGWRHCYVERLGMGPDELSPGRPEVTGMFGGYAYLGATATRIWAERTPGMDAGMIDAAYYGDHPDVPPYVAEPWHHRPETTTHMEGWLGWVMGSFDQSELQADRVTADAARASRPDLTAASDADLIARARSFAPTIKDMFSQHINQSGAASIGPGTLGAIATAMGDPTLTLRLIGGLGDVDSAAPSYAMWELSRTVRSSATLRDAFGNGHQGLTAWLRTSDDPDVRAFVADLDAFLAEFGSRGPNEWDIHSDVWETKPDLVLALVDRMRLAPDDAAPGTSHAAREAEREALVSSVNEALAGDPETQGLFNAAITSAKTFVPGRERSKTSIIKVIHEVRMAVFELGRRAVAAGALAHPADICLLFDDELEAFMADPTSFADTIAERQAHLEHLKSIEPPFIINETVPPIDTWPQRADHGFSPLAVGEVLAGLPGCSGTYRGTARVILDPSEPGDLDHGDVLIAPHTDPAWTPLFVAAGAVVVNVGAALSHAIIVSRELGLPCVVSATDATMRIPDGAEIEVNGDTGAVTVVSLP, encoded by the coding sequence ATGAACGACCGCTTTCCGTTCTGGACACGAGCGAACGTCGGCGAGGTGCTGCCTGAGCCTCCCAGCCCGCTGGGATGGGACCTGGTGTGGGAGACCGGGACCCTCGAGGGCTGGCGCCACTGCTACGTCGAGCGACTCGGCATGGGTCCCGACGAGCTGTCGCCAGGCCGGCCGGAAGTGACCGGCATGTTCGGCGGGTATGCCTACCTCGGCGCCACCGCCACCCGCATCTGGGCCGAGCGCACGCCGGGCATGGACGCCGGCATGATCGATGCGGCCTACTACGGCGACCATCCCGACGTTCCGCCCTATGTCGCCGAGCCCTGGCACCACCGCCCGGAGACCACCACGCACATGGAGGGATGGCTCGGCTGGGTGATGGGCTCGTTCGACCAGTCCGAACTCCAAGCCGATCGCGTTACGGCCGATGCGGCCCGGGCCAGCCGCCCCGATCTCACTGCAGCCTCCGACGCCGACCTGATCGCTCGGGCCCGTTCCTTCGCCCCGACGATCAAGGACATGTTCAGCCAGCACATCAACCAGAGCGGAGCGGCGTCGATCGGGCCCGGCACGCTCGGCGCCATCGCCACGGCGATGGGCGATCCGACCTTGACGTTGCGACTCATCGGTGGACTGGGCGACGTCGACTCGGCCGCCCCGAGCTATGCCATGTGGGAGTTGTCTCGAACCGTTCGAAGCTCGGCGACGCTCCGGGACGCATTCGGGAACGGACACCAGGGTCTCACCGCCTGGCTCCGGACCTCGGATGATCCCGACGTCAGGGCCTTCGTCGCCGATCTCGATGCCTTCCTCGCCGAGTTCGGCTCGCGCGGGCCCAACGAGTGGGACATCCACTCCGACGTCTGGGAGACCAAGCCCGACCTGGTGCTCGCCCTGGTCGACCGGATGCGACTCGCTCCCGACGACGCGGCACCGGGAACGAGCCACGCCGCCCGCGAAGCCGAACGTGAGGCGCTCGTCTCTTCGGTGAACGAGGCGCTCGCCGGCGACCCGGAAACCCAAGGGTTGTTCAACGCCGCCATCACCTCCGCCAAGACCTTCGTGCCCGGACGTGAGCGGTCGAAGACCTCCATCATCAAGGTCATCCACGAGGTTCGGATGGCCGTGTTCGAGCTGGGGCGGCGTGCGGTCGCCGCCGGGGCGCTGGCCCATCCCGCCGACATCTGCCTCCTGTTCGACGATGAGCTCGAGGCCTTCATGGCCGATCCCACCTCATTCGCCGACACGATCGCCGAACGCCAGGCTCATCTCGAGCACCTCAAGTCGATCGAGCCGCCGTTCATCATCAACGAGACCGTGCCACCGATCGACACCTGGCCGCAGCGTGCCGACCACGGTTTCTCACCACTCGCCGTCGGTGAAGTGCTGGCCGGACTCCCTGGGTGTTCCGGTACGTATCGCGGAACGGCCCGGGTCATCCTCGATCCGAGCGAGCCCGGAGATCTCGACCATGGCGATGTCCTCATCGCGCCTCACACCGACCCGGCGTGGACCCCCCTGTTCGTCGCCGCCGGTGCCGTGGTGGTCAACGTTGGCGCAGCACTGAGCCACGCCATCATCGTGAGCCGCGAGCTCGGCCTTCCGTGCGTGGTGTCGGCGACCGACGCCACCATGCGCATCCCCGATGGTGCCGAAATCGAGGTCAATGGCGATACGGGTGCGGTGACCGTGGTCTCACTCCCGTGA
- the heR gene encoding heliorhodopsin HeR, translated as MTRALIDFNRPTVDVPDHRLARLRRFNLVMGALHLVSGLAMVVLGNDFSLSVTTLNLNGPPGTPVAQGTLSQATEVPLAWGTALFLFLSAFFHFLIASPVGFRGYGAELRRGRNRFRWVEYSLSATLMIVLIAMVTGILDLAALIALAFANIAMILFGWLMEMVNAPDHRTWWTPFWFGCVAGIGPWVAIAAYLVVNLNQAGAQGPPTFVYGIIVSIFVFFNTFAVNQWLQYRQVGRWADYLFGEVVYIVLSLVAKSVLAWQIFANTLID; from the coding sequence GTGACCCGTGCCCTCATCGATTTCAACCGCCCGACGGTCGACGTCCCTGATCACCGATTGGCCAGGCTCCGACGCTTCAACCTCGTCATGGGTGCGCTGCACCTGGTCTCGGGCCTCGCCATGGTCGTGCTCGGCAACGACTTCTCGTTGAGCGTCACGACCCTGAACCTGAACGGTCCGCCGGGAACGCCGGTGGCGCAAGGGACGCTTTCACAGGCGACCGAGGTGCCGCTGGCGTGGGGCACGGCACTCTTCCTGTTCCTCTCGGCGTTCTTCCACTTCCTGATCGCCTCACCCGTCGGGTTCCGAGGCTACGGGGCGGAACTACGACGGGGCCGGAACCGCTTCCGATGGGTCGAGTACTCGCTGTCGGCCACGTTGATGATCGTGCTCATCGCCATGGTGACCGGCATCCTCGACCTCGCTGCGCTCATCGCGCTGGCGTTCGCCAACATCGCCATGATCCTGTTCGGCTGGTTGATGGAGATGGTCAATGCTCCCGATCACCGCACATGGTGGACGCCCTTCTGGTTCGGATGCGTCGCCGGCATCGGGCCCTGGGTCGCCATCGCGGCCTACCTGGTCGTCAACCTGAACCAGGCCGGGGCGCAGGGCCCGCCAACCTTCGTGTACGGGATCATCGTGAGCATCTTCGTGTTCTTCAATACGTTCGCCGTCAACCAGTGGTTGCAGTACCGCCAGGTCGGGCGGTGGGCCGATTACCTGTTCGGCGAGGTCGTCTACATCGTGCTCAGCTTGGTGGCGAAGAGCGTGTTGGCCTGGCAGATCTTCGCCAACACGCTCATCGATTGA
- a CDS encoding MaoC family dehydratase — MTELRERYFEDWSVGESFISAAHEMTADRIRSFAEEFDPQPFHVDEAAAAASIYGGIIASGWHTGSVMMRLLTAFLGPSSMGSPGVDELRWRAPVRAGDRLRLRLTVREVRTSKSKPDRGVVTFDEELLNQHDEVVMSLVASLFMQRRSPG; from the coding sequence ATGACCGAGCTTCGTGAGCGGTACTTCGAGGACTGGTCGGTCGGGGAGTCGTTCATCTCGGCGGCACACGAGATGACGGCCGACCGGATCCGGTCGTTCGCCGAGGAGTTCGATCCTCAGCCGTTCCACGTCGACGAGGCCGCCGCCGCAGCGAGTATCTACGGCGGCATCATCGCCAGCGGGTGGCACACCGGTTCGGTGATGATGCGTCTGCTCACCGCCTTTCTCGGTCCCTCGAGCATGGGTTCCCCGGGTGTCGACGAACTGCGATGGCGAGCACCGGTGCGTGCAGGCGATCGGCTCCGCCTCCGGTTGACGGTGCGAGAGGTGCGCACGTCGAAGTCGAAACCGGACCGCGGCGTGGTGACCTTCGACGAGGAACTGCTCAACCAGCACGATGAGGTGGTCATGTCGCTGGTCGCCTCACTGTTCATGCAGCGTCGCTCACCGGGCTGA
- a CDS encoding NAD(P)/FAD-dependent oxidoreductase encodes MADQKPQNPFRFDISDTKEGERPPQEYYDEIKAKFAEERDLRLGYRPPGTTQYVPLEGELAHYETDPHATEHIEREPIDDEVEVLFIGGGFSALLTSARLREKGVESIRIVERGADVGGTWYWNRYPGIACDVVAYDYLPLLDEMEYVPTRHYAEGPEIFAHCQAIARKYDLYDLAVFQTTVTSTVWDDSTQRWHLTTDRGDTMRAKYVVCANGTLSKPKLARIDGMDTFEGHSFHTSRWDYDFTGADLEKLADLRVGIIGTGASAVQIVPNLGANAKELIVFQRTPSSIDFRDDWATDPEWAASLEPGWQAKRREKIISKQRAQAERRGTLRGITKEEKVRRQENANIDAMMRIHRRIDEIVDDPETAESLKPWYMLMCKRPCFHNDYLPTFNRPNVRLVDTHGQGITEIGPKGPIFDGVEYEVDLLIYATGFEVQQTGIYNRIIGEGGLDLNDKYADGIRTLLGIHTHGYPNLFVMGGYQASFQFNLTDLLQVQGDHIATCIDIARRNEFDTIDVRPESEQMWVDEVIAHRGKTTRNQDCTPGYYNFEGEENRRQDGNYNGGFHRYIDHIADVESAMEDHFVFTAG; translated from the coding sequence ATGGCCGACCAGAAGCCGCAGAATCCGTTCCGTTTCGACATCTCGGATACGAAGGAGGGCGAACGTCCGCCCCAGGAGTACTACGACGAGATCAAGGCGAAGTTCGCCGAGGAGCGAGACCTCCGGCTCGGCTACCGGCCGCCGGGCACCACCCAGTACGTGCCGCTCGAAGGCGAGCTCGCGCATTACGAGACCGACCCCCACGCTACCGAGCACATCGAGCGGGAGCCGATCGACGACGAGGTCGAGGTGCTCTTCATCGGGGGTGGGTTCTCGGCGCTGCTCACCTCGGCACGGTTGCGCGAGAAGGGTGTCGAGAGCATCCGGATCGTCGAGCGCGGCGCCGATGTCGGGGGGACCTGGTACTGGAATCGCTATCCCGGCATCGCCTGTGATGTCGTCGCCTACGACTACCTGCCGCTGCTCGACGAGATGGAGTACGTGCCGACCCGCCACTACGCCGAGGGGCCTGAGATCTTCGCCCACTGTCAGGCGATTGCCCGCAAGTACGACCTCTACGATCTTGCGGTCTTCCAGACCACGGTGACCTCGACCGTGTGGGACGACTCGACGCAGCGTTGGCATCTCACGACCGACCGCGGCGACACGATGCGGGCGAAGTACGTCGTGTGTGCGAACGGCACGCTCTCGAAGCCCAAGCTCGCCCGGATCGACGGGATGGACACCTTCGAGGGTCACTCGTTCCACACGTCTCGGTGGGACTACGACTTCACCGGCGCCGATCTCGAGAAGCTCGCCGATCTGCGAGTCGGCATCATCGGCACCGGCGCCAGTGCGGTGCAGATCGTGCCGAATCTCGGTGCCAACGCCAAGGAACTGATCGTGTTCCAGCGGACACCGTCGTCGATCGACTTCCGCGACGACTGGGCGACCGATCCCGAGTGGGCGGCCTCACTCGAGCCGGGGTGGCAGGCCAAGCGGCGGGAGAAGATCATCTCGAAGCAGCGGGCCCAGGCGGAGCGCCGCGGCACCCTGCGAGGCATCACCAAGGAAGAGAAGGTCCGGCGTCAGGAGAACGCCAACATCGACGCCATGATGCGCATCCATCGTCGGATCGACGAGATCGTCGACGATCCGGAAACGGCCGAGTCGTTGAAGCCGTGGTACATGCTGATGTGCAAGCGTCCCTGCTTCCACAACGACTACCTGCCCACCTTCAACCGGCCGAATGTCCGTCTGGTAGACACCCACGGGCAAGGGATCACCGAGATCGGACCGAAGGGCCCGATCTTCGATGGGGTGGAGTACGAGGTCGACCTGCTGATCTACGCAACCGGCTTCGAGGTCCAGCAGACCGGCATCTACAACCGGATCATCGGCGAGGGCGGACTCGATCTCAACGACAAGTACGCCGATGGCATTCGCACCTTGCTCGGCATCCACACCCACGGCTACCCGAACCTGTTCGTGATGGGCGGCTACCAGGCCTCGTTCCAGTTCAACCTCACCGACCTGCTCCAGGTGCAGGGTGACCACATCGCGACCTGCATCGACATCGCCCGCCGCAACGAGTTCGACACCATCGACGTGCGACCCGAGAGCGAGCAGATGTGGGTCGACGAGGTGATCGCCCACCGGGGCAAGACCACGCGCAACCAGGACTGCACCCCCGGCTACTACAACTTCGAGGGCGAGGAGAACCGGCGACAAGACGGCAATTACAACGGTGGTTTCCACCGCTACATCGACCATATCGCCGACGTCGAGTCGGCAATGGAGGACCACTTCGTGTTCACGGCGGGATGA
- a CDS encoding CaiB/BaiF CoA-transferase family protein: MARVGDSTSIGQRPLSGLRVLDLSRVFAGPVAGRVLSDLGAEVVKVEPPEGDVTRLWGRKRGGVSTYFLQQNCGKENICIDLRSEGGPRLIAELASAADVVIENFRPGVMAKYGLDWAALSADHPELVMLSISGFGQEGPESHRAAYAGVIHAETGLVDQNTDYWPVDVTFSAADVLSGMHGVVAVLAALRMRDLTGVGQHIDLAMTDAMVFSNDKVIDSLDGVHREPMGGEIWQTAGGKITLVGGLRWIWHQLSNGYGLVDPTPADADLEVKLASRRAIITEFLCSLPDREAVLAALDNVNLAWGELRELRSVLESPTIQHRQTVAVVDDREGGTREVVRTPYRMSGADTSDVGIPAFRGEHNGRVLEQWLGADQTSIQQLVTDGVILADEWTLGTAEPTRRRSQ; this comes from the coding sequence ATGGCACGAGTTGGTGATTCCACGTCGATCGGCCAGCGGCCGCTGAGCGGTCTCCGGGTCCTCGACCTCTCCCGAGTCTTTGCCGGCCCCGTCGCCGGTCGCGTCTTGTCCGATCTCGGCGCCGAGGTGGTCAAGGTCGAACCACCCGAAGGCGATGTCACGCGTCTGTGGGGACGAAAGCGCGGTGGCGTCTCCACCTATTTCCTCCAGCAGAACTGCGGCAAGGAGAACATCTGCATCGACCTGCGCTCGGAAGGCGGCCCTCGCCTGATCGCCGAACTGGCCAGTGCAGCCGACGTGGTCATCGAGAACTTCCGGCCGGGTGTCATGGCCAAATACGGCCTCGACTGGGCGGCGCTCTCGGCCGATCATCCCGAACTCGTGATGCTGTCGATCAGCGGGTTCGGCCAGGAGGGCCCCGAGTCGCATCGCGCCGCCTACGCCGGCGTCATCCATGCCGAGACCGGACTCGTCGATCAGAACACCGACTACTGGCCGGTCGATGTCACCTTCAGCGCCGCCGACGTGCTGTCGGGCATGCACGGTGTCGTTGCCGTCCTCGCCGCCCTTCGGATGCGAGACCTGACCGGCGTCGGACAGCACATCGACCTCGCCATGACCGACGCCATGGTGTTCTCCAATGACAAGGTGATCGACAGCCTCGACGGCGTTCATCGTGAACCCATGGGCGGCGAGATCTGGCAGACGGCCGGCGGCAAGATCACGTTGGTCGGTGGGCTGCGCTGGATCTGGCACCAGCTCTCGAACGGCTACGGGCTGGTCGACCCCACGCCGGCCGATGCCGACCTCGAGGTCAAGCTCGCCTCGCGGCGGGCGATCATCACCGAGTTCCTGTGCTCGCTCCCCGACCGCGAGGCGGTGCTGGCCGCACTCGACAACGTCAACCTGGCGTGGGGCGAACTGCGCGAGCTGCGCTCGGTCCTCGAATCGCCCACGATCCAACATCGCCAGACCGTGGCGGTGGTCGACGACCGCGAGGGCGGCACGCGTGAAGTCGTACGCACGCCCTATCGCATGTCGGGCGCCGACACCAGTGATGTCGGCATCCCCGCGTTCCGGGGCGAGCACAACGGGCGAGTGCTCGAACAATGGCTCGGCGCCGACCAGACCTCGATCCAACAACTCGTCACCGATGGGGTGATCCTCGCCGACGAATGGACACTCGGAACGGCGGAGCCGACCCGTCGCCGGTCGCAATGA
- a CDS encoding nuclear transport factor 2 family protein, translating to MSESDANLLRRLADESALRELIHAYAFGLDHQDWELWRSIFLDEVVIDMTDVEPEPLPRLLPVEKHVRAVERMFARFDATQHFIGSHRYAIDGDHAVITAHMRAEHWLTSDRGGDKYTMFGTYIDEAVRTPDGWKLAKVKLSLIRQEGNRDIMRMASRRPHPDQRSN from the coding sequence ATGAGCGAGTCCGACGCCAATCTCCTTCGGCGCCTGGCCGACGAGTCGGCGCTGCGAGAGCTGATCCACGCCTACGCGTTCGGGCTCGACCACCAAGACTGGGAGCTGTGGCGATCCATCTTCCTCGACGAGGTGGTCATCGACATGACCGACGTCGAACCGGAACCGCTCCCCCGCCTCCTGCCCGTCGAGAAACACGTACGTGCCGTCGAGCGCATGTTCGCCCGCTTCGATGCCACCCAGCACTTCATCGGCTCGCATCGCTATGCGATCGACGGGGATCACGCCGTCATCACCGCCCACATGCGTGCCGAGCACTGGCTGACCTCCGACCGAGGGGGCGACAAGTACACGATGTTCGGCACCTACATCGACGAGGCCGTCCGAACACCGGACGGCTGGAAGCTGGCCAAGGTGAAGCTCTCGCTCATCCGACAGGAGGGCAATCGCGACATCATGCGCATGGCCTCACGCCGACCGCACCCCGACCAACGGAGCAACTGA
- a CDS encoding glucose 1-dehydrogenase, with translation MNRLDGKVAIITGAASGIGAASARLFAAEGAKVLIADMHEPNGKALADELGNDVAFLRVDVTREEQVAAAVDDAMARWGRLDVMFNNAGFGGALGPIEGTTVEEFDLTFDVLLKGVFLGIKHAAPAMRTSGGGSIINTASVAGLQAGWSPHLYSVAKAAVIHLTKSVALELGADGIRVNAICPGIIATPLAAGRAGTPQETLDKMKRALGASQVLGRIGDPLDIAQAALYLASDDSSFVTGHAQVVDGGAFAGKPWAKQGEWITEHRPIRMYRPEGR, from the coding sequence ATGAACCGTCTCGACGGCAAGGTCGCCATCATCACCGGCGCCGCGAGCGGCATCGGCGCGGCCAGCGCCCGCCTGTTCGCCGCCGAAGGTGCCAAGGTGTTGATCGCCGACATGCACGAACCGAACGGCAAGGCCCTCGCCGACGAGCTCGGCAACGATGTCGCATTCCTCCGGGTCGACGTCACTCGCGAAGAGCAGGTGGCGGCAGCGGTCGACGACGCGATGGCCCGCTGGGGGCGTCTCGACGTGATGTTCAACAACGCCGGGTTCGGTGGCGCGCTCGGCCCGATCGAAGGCACGACCGTCGAGGAGTTCGACCTCACGTTCGACGTGTTGCTGAAGGGGGTCTTTCTCGGGATCAAGCACGCGGCACCCGCCATGCGCACCAGCGGTGGCGGGTCGATCATCAACACCGCCTCCGTCGCCGGACTCCAAGCCGGTTGGTCGCCGCACCTCTACAGCGTCGCCAAGGCGGCCGTGATCCACCTCACCAAGTCGGTCGCACTCGAGCTGGGGGCCGACGGCATTCGAGTCAACGCCATCTGCCCGGGGATCATCGCCACCCCGCTTGCCGCCGGTCGGGCCGGCACCCCTCAGGAAACGCTCGACAAGATGAAGCGTGCGCTCGGCGCATCCCAGGTGCTCGGGCGCATCGGGGACCCACTCGACATCGCCCAGGCTGCGCTCTACCTGGCGAGTGATGACTCGAGCTTCGTCACCGGCCACGCCCAGGTCGTCGACGGGGGCGCCTTCGCCGGAAAGCCGTGGGCCAAGCAGGGTGAGTGGATCACCGAGCACCGTCCGATTCGGATGTATCGACCCGAAGGGCGTTGA